CTTCCACAAAGAGCTGATGAAAGCCTTCGGCCTGTTGCTGGCGGTCGGCGCGCTGATGTCGCTGGTGATGGTGCGCGTCTCCGCCAGCCTGCACCGCCAGCTCGGCGGCGAGCCGGCCACCACCGCGCAGATCGCCGGCCGCATTGCCGAGGGCGATCTCGGCAGCCATGTCGACGTGCGCCCGGGCGACGAGCACAGCGTGCTGTTCGCGATGCAGCGCATGCAGACGCGCCTGACCGGCGCGATCGGCAGCATCCGCGGCTCGGCCGACTCGATCGCCGGCGCGGCCAAGCAGATCGCCGCGGGCAATGCCGACCTGTCGCGCCGCAGCGAGGAACAGGCCGCCTCGCTGCAGGAAACCGCCGCGAGCATGGAGCAGCTGACCAGCACCGTGCGCCAGAGCGCCGACAATGCGCGCCAGGCCAGTCACCTGGCCGAGGGCGCCTCGGACATCGCCGTGCGCGGCGGCACCATCGTCAACCAGGTGGTCGGGACCATGGGCGAGATCAAGCAGGCCTCGGGCAAGGTGGTCGACATCATCGGCGTGATCGAGGGCATTGCCTTCCAGACCAATATCCTGGCGCTGAATGCCGCGGTGGAAGCCGCCCGCGCCGGCGACCAGGGCCGCGGCTTCGCCGTGGTGGCTGGCGAGGTGCGCACGCTGGCGCAACGCAGCGCCACTGCCGCCAAGGAGATCAAGGCGCTGATCGGCAATTCGGCGCAGCGCGTGGAAGACGGCGCGGTGCTGGTGGAAAGCGCCGGCAAGGCGATGGACGAGATCGTGGCAGCGGTCAAGCGCGTGACCGACCTGATGGGCGAGATGCGTGCCGCCACCGAGGAGCAGACCGGCGGCATCGAGCAGGTCAACCAGGCGGTCTCGCAGATGGACCAGATGGCGCAGCAGAACGCGGCGCTGGTCGAAGAAGCGGCCGCCGCCGCGGCCTCGCTGGAGGACCAGGCCGACATGCTGCACCGGGCCGTCGGCCAGTTCCGGCTGGCGGGGGGCTGATCCCGCCGGCCCAGTCCCGTTGCCGTCATACGCAGCCGCTGGCTGCGTGTATCATGAAGCGCAGCCGGCTGCATCGTGCGGCCGGCGCCCATTCTAAGCAGTCCACTACCGGGAGCGCACCATGATGGCATTCATCGGCACCGTGTTCGTTGGCCTCATCGTCGGACTGATCGCACGGGCGGTGAAGCCCGGCGACGACAAGATGGGCTGGATCATGACCATCATCCTCGGCGTGCTCGGCTCGGTGGTGGCCGGCTACGTCGGCCGCGCGATGGGCTGGTACCAGCCGGGCGAACCGGTGGGCTGGATTGCCTCGGTGATCGGCGCGATCGTGCTGCTGGTGATCTACGGCATGGTCCGCCGCAAGGGCTGACTGGCCTTGCGCACGGTGATCGCATCGTTGGCGTCGGCCAGGCTCGGCGCTTCGGGCTTGGCCGGCTTGGCCGGGGCAGGCGCCGCAGGCGCCGGGGGCTGAGCCACCGCGTCCGCGCGCGGCGGGGCTTCCAGCCCCTGCGCCATGGTGGCGCCCGGCACGGCTTCGGCCGGAGCCGCCATGGTCGGCACGCGCGGCGTGCGCAGGCCCGGCGCGGCATCGCGGCAGCGCAGCAGCGCGCGGTCACCGCCTGGCGCCATTGCCGCCACCTGGGGCGCGATCGCGCGCAGCACCCGCACCGCCAGCGCGCTGGTAAAGCTGTAGCGCGCCGCGTAGGGTTCGCGCACGTTGACCACCACGGTGCCGAAGAAGCGCTCACCCAGCGTAAAGACAAAGGTTGCCGAGCGGTTCACCGAGCGCGACGAGATCAACCGACCGCCCGGGCCGTACACCTGGAAGCGCTGGTCGCCGGTGCCGGTCTTGCCCGCCACCGTCATTGACGCACCGTCGCGCCCGGGCACCGTGAAAGCGCCGCGGATCGACTTGGCGGTGCCGCGCTCCACCACATCGAGCATCGAACGCCGCGCCAGCTCGGCCACCTCGGCCGGCAGCACGCGCTTGCCCGATCCCGGCTGCAGCACGTAGCGCGTGGCGTAGGGGGTGCCGTCGGCAAAGGCCAGGCTGCGCACCGCGGCGCTCTGCGTGACCACGCCGCCGGCCAGCAGGATGCCGGCCAGTTCGGCCAGCGCCGCCGGACGGTCGCCCGCCGCGCCGATCGCACTGGCGTACGACGGCGTCAGCGAATCGAACGGGTAGCCGACCCGCTGCCAGCGCCTGGCGATGCGGGTGAAGGCGTCCTGCTCCAGCAGCGTGCGGATGCGGTTGTCCTGGCCCGCCTTGCTGCGCGTCTTGAACAGCCACTTGTACACTTCCTGCCGCTCGGCGGTGCTGGCGCGCAGGACCTCCGTCATCGTCGCCTCGGGGTGCTGGTCCAGGTACTCCACCATCCACAACTCCAGCGGATGCACCCGTGACAGGTAGCCACGGTCGTTCAGGTTGAACTTGTCCTTGCCGTACTTGCGGTACAGCGCGGGCAGGTCTTCCTTGGCCAGCTGCTTGTCGCCCAGGCGCGCGCGCATGATGCGGATATAGTTTTCCTCATCCAGGTAGGGGCGCGCGCTCAGCAGCGTCACCGACATGCGCACCGCGTTGATGTGCGGGATGGTCATGCGCACGCGGCCCAGCAGCGTGTCCAGCCGCTGCTCGGAATTCTTGCCGCGATAGCGCTGGTAGAAGTTGACCATGTAGGCGCTGCCTTCCTGGTCGGCGAAGCGCTCCAGGTACTCGCGCCGGCCGGGGGCATTGCGGTCCTCGAACAGCTCGCCGATATCCGGGCTGGCGTGGAAGGTCTCATAGCGCACGATGTCGCGCATCATGCGGATAAAGACCAGGTTGACCGAGTGCTGGAACGCGATGCGCACGGTCATGTTGCGCTCGCCCGCCTCGCGCTCGAAGTTGGTGAAGCTCTGCAGCCCGCCGCCGGTGTAGAAGCCTTCACCGGCGCTGCCGGAGTACTTGCGCTCCATCGCGGCCTCGAGCATCGCCATCAGTTCGCGCTCCTCGGGCTTCTTCGTCTTGGACAGGTAATCCACCGCCCAGTGGGCGAGCGCATCCTGCCGGGCCAGCCGCACCCCGGCCAGCTCGGCGCGCCCCATGCCGGCGTACTGCGCGTGCAGCTCGCTGATGATTTCCAGGTAGGTCACCAGCGTGCGCAGCTTGGCGGTCGAGCCCAGGTTCAGGCGCCCGCCACTATTGATGTCGAACGGCTGGTCGATGTTGTCGGCCTGCACCCGCACCACATTGGCGTTGCCGACACGCTCGAACAGCGTGAAACTGGTCATCAGCCTCGACGGGTCGTCGTTATCGCGCAGCAGGTTGTGGCCGTACAGGCCCATGGCGCGCGCATCCGCCTTGTTGTTCACGCGCTGCAGCGTCTCGCTGACGATGCGCTGCGCCTCGCGGTTGACGGTGCTGTCGACCGTCAGGTCGAGCCGGTCCATGTCGTAGCGGCTTTCCACGCCGGTCAGGCGGGTGACGTCGGCACGCACGCGGTTGACGGCCTTGCGCGTGACGAACGGCTCCTGCGGCCCGCGCAACGGCGGCGCGGCCTTGTCCAGCGTCTGCGCCAGTGCCGCGTCGCGCAGCTCGGCGGTGATGATGCCGTTGGCAGCCAGCAGGCGCAGGTAGCTGCCGGTCAGCGCATCCAGGTTGGTGTCGTCGCGACGCAAATGGTAAGACGGGCGGCGCTGCGAGATGATCAGCGACAGCGCGCGCTTGTATACCTGCGCCTGGCGCGGGTCGGGCGCGCGCTGGTCCATTTCCTTGAGCAGCCGGTTAACTTCGCCGAAGTCCTCGCCGTACCAGACCCACAGCGCGTCGCCGATGCCGTTGATCTCGCCGAAGCCCTCGCGCGCCGACAGCGGCACGGTGTTGAGGTAGTCAACCACGATGCGCTCGCGCGCGCGCTGCGTGTCGGGCCCGTCGAGGTAGGCGCGCAGCGACGCCGACGCCATCTGCCGGAACTTCTCGGGGATCGACGCGGTGCGGCCCTCGGGCGAGTGCCGGTACTTCTCGATCTGCGTGGCCAGCGTGCTGCCGCCGGGCGCGTCGTGCGAGCGGTCGGCCAGCCGGATGACCTGGTCGATCACCGCGCGCGACAGCCGGCGCCAGTCCAGCGCCGGGTTCATGTTCGGGTATTCGGGGTTCAGCAGCCCCTGGTTCTCGACGTACAGCAACGCACTCACCAGCAGCGGCGGCACCGTGGCGAAGTCGGGATACTGGCGCTGCGGATAGCGCTCGAACGCCAGCGTCAGCCCGTTGCAGTCGCGCAGCAAGAGGCCGGCCTGGTTTTTCTCGCGGTACGGCGCGAAAAAGCCCTGGTCCATCAGCCTGACCATGTCGGGCGACATGCGCGCCTGCTCGGCCGGAACGTAGCCGCGCTGCTGCAGCCGCTGCGCGAACTGCGGCAGCATGCCGTAGCCCATGCGGGCATCGTACGGACCGGAATGCGGGAAGCGGATGCTGTCGCTGGCGCCGGGCTGGATCTCGAAGGTCAGCCGCTGGCCGAGCTCGCCGATCAGCCGCGCCTGCCAGTGCGAATTGCGCACTTCGCTCGCGACAATGCTATACACGACGTAGACGCCCCCGGTGAGGGCGACCGCCAAGCCAGCGAAGATCCAGCCACGACGCGACACGTTGGGCTTCCCTGTTGGGCCGGCGCTGCGCGCAGAGGCATGCGCGCACCGGCTCGAAGCGCATTATTCTCGCGGCACGCGCAGTGCGCGTGCCGCTTCTCTTGATATTAGTAGGAGTCGGGCCCGCGTGCAGCAAGCATGCGTGGGGTCTTCGCGACGTTCTTCGCGCCGTTGTTAACGCGCGTCATCCGGAGACGCGCTTGCGCCACATGCCGCCGCTGGCTTGCACCGCCGGCGTGCGTCGCTGTCATGCTTTCTGCGCGCGTGCCACCGGCCTTCCCCCGAACGGGTAACCCGGGTCGTTGTAGCCGTGGGTCGACGCATGCCCCGGCACGACCAGCGCATCGATCATGGCCTCTTCGTCCGGCGTGATTTCGACCCCGAGCGCGCCGAAGTAGTCCTCGAACTGCGCCAGCGTGCGCGGCCCCGCGATGACCGACGAGATGATCGGGTTGGCCAGCACCCACGCCGTGGCGAACTGCCCCGGCGTCAGGCCGCGCGCCTCGGCATGCGCCTTGAGTTGCTGCGCGATCACCAGCGATTCCTCGCGGAACTCGGTTTCCATCATGCGGCGGTCGGCGCGGCCGGCGCGGGTGCCCTGTCCCGGCGCCTGGCCGGGCGCGTACTTGCCCGTCAGCACGCCGCGTGCCACCGGGCTGTAAGGCACCACGCCCAGGCCATAGTGCTCGCAAGCCGGCAGGATCTCGACCTCGGGGACGCGGTTCAGCAGGTTGTAGTACGGCTGGCAGGCCACCGGGCGCGGCACGCCCAGCTCGCCGCACAGGCGGGCGATCTCGGCGATGCGCCAGCCGCGGAAGTTCGACACGGCCCAGTAGCGGATCTTGCCGCTGCGCACCAGGTCTCCCATCGCGCGGACCGCCTCTTCCAGGTTCTCGCCGGGGTAGTCGCGGTGCAGGTAGAGGATGTCGAGGTAGTCGGTCGCCAGCCGGTTCAGGCTGTCCTCGACCGCACGCGTGATCCACACGCGCGAGTAGTGCGAGTGGTTGGGCGCGGACTGCATGGCGTTGCCCAGCTTGGTCGCCAGCACCCAGTCGTGACGGTTCGAGGTCAGCAGGCGGCCGACCATCTGTTCCGAAGCGCCCTTGGTGTAGACGTCGGCGGTATCGATGAAGTTGACGCCCTGGTCACGCGCGCTGGCAACGATGCGCGCCGCCTCGGCTTCGTCGGTCTGGTCGGCGAACATCATGGTGCCCAGGCACAGCGCCGAGACGCGCAGGTTGCTGGCGCCGAGGCGACGGTAGGGCATGGTGGTGGCTGGCATGGGGTTCTCCGGATATGGGTGTGACCACGATCCCACATTTTGCCGGCAGTGCGGCAATCGTGCCGGCGAGCACACCGGCAGACGGCGGACAGCGAAACAAACGCGGCTGTCAGGCTCCTTTTATTGCGCCTTTTATTGCACCCCTGCTGCACCATGGCTACCCCACAATTCCGCGCGACAACCGCCTGAAATGGTTTCAAGATGTTGCTGGCACGCCAACTGGCGGCGTTTTGCCGCCATATTCTTGCGTTTGCCGGCGGCCCCACCCCGCCGGCCTGACCAGGAACAAGGATCGGACACCATGCAAACGGAAACCACGGATGTCGTCATCATTGGCGCAGGCCCGGCCGGCTCGGTCGCGGCGGGCCTGCTGCGCAAGCACGGGATCCCGGTACTGGTGATCGAGAAGGAAATCTTCCCGCGCTTTTCGATCGGCGAAAGCCTGCTGCCGCAGAGCATGGCCTATATCGAAAGCGCCGGCATGCTGCGCGCGGTGGTGGAAGCCGGCTTCCAGTACAAGAACGGCGCCGCGTTCTCCCGCGCCGGCCAGCACACTGCCTTCGATTTCCGGGAAAAATTCTCTCCCGGCTGGGGCACGACCTACCAGGTGCAGCGCGCCCGCTTTGACGATGTGCTGATCCGCGAGGCTGCACGCCAGGGCGCTGAAGTCCGCTTCGCGCATCTGGTCGAGAACGTCGACGTCGGCGGCGCGCAGCCCGAGGTGACGGTGCGCGCGCCGGACGGCAGCCAGTACCGGGTGCGCGCGAAATTCCTGCTCGATGCCTCGGGCTTCGGCCGCATCCTGCCGCGCCTGCTCAAGCTGGAGTCGCCGTCGGGCTTCCCGGTGCGCAGCGCGCTCTTCACCCATGTCGAAGACCGGATCGCGCCGGGGACCTTCGACCGCAACAAGATCCTGATCAGCGTGCATCCGCAGCACCCGGACGTGTGGTACTGGACCATCCCGTTCTCGGACGGCCGCTGCTCGCTCGGCGTGGTGGCGGAGAAGGCGTTCCTGGACAACTACACCGGCACCGAGACCGAGCGGCTGCGCGCGCTGGTGGCCGAGGAGCCGGGGCTGGCCAGCCTGCTTGCCGATGCCTCGTGGGACACCCCGGCGCGCCAGATCGCGGGCTACTCGGCCAACGTCAGCTCGCTGTGGGGCAACGGCTACGCGCTGCTCGGCAATGCCGGCGAATTCCTCGATCCGGTCTTTTCCTCCGGCGTCACCATCGCCTTCAAGTCGGCCAGCCTGGCGGCGGACTGCCTGGTGCGCCAGCTCGGCGGCGAAACGGTGGACTGGGAGAAGGATTTCGCGCAGCCGCTGCGTGCGGGCGTCGATTGCTTCCGCGTCTTTGTCGAGGCATGGTATGAAGGCCGCTTCCAGAAGCTGATCTTCCACCCCAACGCCACGTCGGAGATCCGCGGCATGATCAGCGCGGTGCTGGCCGGGTATGCGTGGGACCGCAACAACCCGTTCGTCGCCGATCCACGCCGCCGCATGGCAGTGCTGGAAGAGTTCTGCAACGTCTGACCGCCGCCGAGCCGGCATAGCCCTTATGCAAGGACAACAAGCATGACCAATCCGACCGTACTGGTCACCGGATCGTCGCGCGGCATCGGCCGCGCCATCGCGCTGCGCCTGGCGCGCGACGGCTATGACGTGGTGGTGCACTGCCGCGCACGCCGCGACGAGGCCGAAGCCGTGGCCGACGCGGTGCGCGCCCATGGCAGCAGGTCGCGCGTGCTGTGCTTCGACGTCAGCC
This genomic window from Cupriavidus sp. P-10 contains:
- a CDS encoding methyl-accepting chemotaxis protein, with amino-acid sequence MLDNLSLKKKLLLPLVLSWVCLLGVTLWNAWHIRSLRMEERRLDLIHVTDTVVSVVANYEALAKAGKLPQEEARQQAIDRVRAMRFGSDGYFTVMRSNSVVLMHPFKEDMIGKVMEDTKDPNGVYLFRNMIEVAKGPGKGFVEYAWPKPGAEAAQPKLSYVATFRPWDWVFVAGFYMDDIEATFHKELMKAFGLLLAVGALMSLVMVRVSASLHRQLGGEPATTAQIAGRIAEGDLGSHVDVRPGDEHSVLFAMQRMQTRLTGAIGSIRGSADSIAGAAKQIAAGNADLSRRSEEQAASLQETAASMEQLTSTVRQSADNARQASHLAEGASDIAVRGGTIVNQVVGTMGEIKQASGKVVDIIGVIEGIAFQTNILALNAAVEAARAGDQGRGFAVVAGEVRTLAQRSATAAKEIKALIGNSAQRVEDGAVLVESAGKAMDEIVAAVKRVTDLMGEMRAATEEQTGGIEQVNQAVSQMDQMAQQNAALVEEAAAAAASLEDQADMLHRAVGQFRLAGG
- a CDS encoding GlsB/YeaQ/YmgE family stress response membrane protein produces the protein MMAFIGTVFVGLIVGLIARAVKPGDDKMGWIMTIILGVLGSVVAGYVGRAMGWYQPGEPVGWIASVIGAIVLLVIYGMVRRKG
- a CDS encoding transglycosylase domain-containing protein; this translates as MSRRGWIFAGLAVALTGGVYVVYSIVASEVRNSHWQARLIGELGQRLTFEIQPGASDSIRFPHSGPYDARMGYGMLPQFAQRLQQRGYVPAEQARMSPDMVRLMDQGFFAPYREKNQAGLLLRDCNGLTLAFERYPQRQYPDFATVPPLLVSALLYVENQGLLNPEYPNMNPALDWRRLSRAVIDQVIRLADRSHDAPGGSTLATQIEKYRHSPEGRTASIPEKFRQMASASLRAYLDGPDTQRARERIVVDYLNTVPLSAREGFGEINGIGDALWVWYGEDFGEVNRLLKEMDQRAPDPRQAQVYKRALSLIISQRRPSYHLRRDDTNLDALTGSYLRLLAANGIITAELRDAALAQTLDKAAPPLRGPQEPFVTRKAVNRVRADVTRLTGVESRYDMDRLDLTVDSTVNREAQRIVSETLQRVNNKADARAMGLYGHNLLRDNDDPSRLMTSFTLFERVGNANVVRVQADNIDQPFDINSGGRLNLGSTAKLRTLVTYLEIISELHAQYAGMGRAELAGVRLARQDALAHWAVDYLSKTKKPEERELMAMLEAAMERKYSGSAGEGFYTGGGLQSFTNFEREAGERNMTVRIAFQHSVNLVFIRMMRDIVRYETFHASPDIGELFEDRNAPGRREYLERFADQEGSAYMVNFYQRYRGKNSEQRLDTLLGRVRMTIPHINAVRMSVTLLSARPYLDEENYIRIMRARLGDKQLAKEDLPALYRKYGKDKFNLNDRGYLSRVHPLELWMVEYLDQHPEATMTEVLRASTAERQEVYKWLFKTRSKAGQDNRIRTLLEQDAFTRIARRWQRVGYPFDSLTPSYASAIGAAGDRPAALAELAGILLAGGVVTQSAAVRSLAFADGTPYATRYVLQPGSGKRVLPAEVAELARRSMLDVVERGTAKSIRGAFTVPGRDGASMTVAGKTGTGDQRFQVYGPGGRLISSRSVNRSATFVFTLGERFFGTVVVNVREPYAARYSFTSALAVRVLRAIAPQVAAMAPGGDRALLRCRDAAPGLRTPRVPTMAAPAEAVPGATMAQGLEAPPRADAVAQPPAPAAPAPAKPAKPEAPSLADANDAITVRKASQPLRRTMP
- a CDS encoding aldo/keto reductase, whose product is MPATTMPYRRLGASNLRVSALCLGTMMFADQTDEAEAARIVASARDQGVNFIDTADVYTKGASEQMVGRLLTSNRHDWVLATKLGNAMQSAPNHSHYSRVWITRAVEDSLNRLATDYLDILYLHRDYPGENLEEAVRAMGDLVRSGKIRYWAVSNFRGWRIAEIARLCGELGVPRPVACQPYYNLLNRVPEVEILPACEHYGLGVVPYSPVARGVLTGKYAPGQAPGQGTRAGRADRRMMETEFREESLVIAQQLKAHAEARGLTPGQFATAWVLANPIISSVIAGPRTLAQFEDYFGALGVEITPDEEAMIDALVVPGHASTHGYNDPGYPFGGRPVARAQKA
- a CDS encoding NAD(P)/FAD-dependent oxidoreductase; this encodes MQTETTDVVIIGAGPAGSVAAGLLRKHGIPVLVIEKEIFPRFSIGESLLPQSMAYIESAGMLRAVVEAGFQYKNGAAFSRAGQHTAFDFREKFSPGWGTTYQVQRARFDDVLIREAARQGAEVRFAHLVENVDVGGAQPEVTVRAPDGSQYRVRAKFLLDASGFGRILPRLLKLESPSGFPVRSALFTHVEDRIAPGTFDRNKILISVHPQHPDVWYWTIPFSDGRCSLGVVAEKAFLDNYTGTETERLRALVAEEPGLASLLADASWDTPARQIAGYSANVSSLWGNGYALLGNAGEFLDPVFSSGVTIAFKSASLAADCLVRQLGGETVDWEKDFAQPLRAGVDCFRVFVEAWYEGRFQKLIFHPNATSEIRGMISAVLAGYAWDRNNPFVADPRRRMAVLEEFCNV